One segment of Thermodesulfovibrio sp. 3907-1M DNA contains the following:
- the kdsB gene encoding 3-deoxy-manno-octulosonate cytidylyltransferase: MVTIIIPARFASTRFPGKPLAPLKNKPIIQHVYEKAKASRLVDDVFVATDDERIFQCVTAFGGKVIMTSKMHPSGTDRIAEAVDILIKDGYNLKNESIVINLQGDEPLIKPQMIDQLVNLMKESSCANQFIGTLAKKIENEREFQNPNTVKVVFDETGYALYFSRCPIPFNREKYLKGISGNDFMYKHIGVYGYTLELLKNFVKLPQSRLEKIEALEQLRALENGIKIKIAITEYDSFGIDTPEDLEVAEKCLNTYL; the protein is encoded by the coding sequence ATGGTTACAATTATTATACCAGCAAGATTTGCTTCTACAAGATTTCCTGGAAAACCTCTTGCTCCTTTAAAGAATAAACCCATTATTCAGCATGTATATGAAAAAGCAAAAGCATCTCGTTTAGTTGATGATGTTTTTGTAGCAACAGATGATGAAAGAATATTTCAATGCGTTACTGCCTTTGGTGGAAAAGTTATAATGACATCAAAAATGCATCCATCAGGAACTGATAGAATTGCTGAAGCAGTTGATATACTAATAAAAGATGGATATAATTTAAAAAATGAATCAATTGTCATTAATCTTCAAGGAGATGAACCTTTGATAAAACCACAGATGATTGACCAGCTTGTAAATCTTATGAAAGAGTCTTCCTGTGCAAATCAATTCATTGGAACTCTTGCAAAGAAAATTGAAAATGAAAGAGAGTTTCAGAATCCCAATACTGTAAAAGTCGTTTTTGATGAGACAGGCTATGCTCTTTATTTTTCCCGCTGTCCGATACCATTTAATAGAGAAAAATATTTAAAGGGTATTTCAGGCAATGATTTTATGTATAAACATATAGGAGTGTATGGATATACATTGGAACTTCTTAAAAATTTTGTAAAACTTCCTCAATCAAGGCTTGAAAAAATAGAGGCTTTAGAACAGTTGCGAGCTCTTGAAAATGGTATAAAAATTAAGATAGCCATAACAGAATATGATTCCTTTGGAATAGATACACCAGAAGACCTGGAGGTAGCTGAGAAATGCCTAAATACATATTTATAA